AACCCTCATTTGTGTACAACCTCATCTTGCAAAACTTCTGCTGATGGAAACTAAAAGCTGCCAAAGCATTCCAATCGCAAAGATAATACTCCACAATGCCTATTAACCTTATTGATGGCAAAAGGACCTACATGTTACACAATCGGATATGGGGATCGTACTCTTGAGGAATTCATATCCCTGATACTGAACAGCAATATCACCCACCTTATAGATGTAAGGCATTATCCCCATTCATGGATGGAGGATTTTGACAAGGAATCATTGCAGACAATACTTCCAAAGAATGGGATCGCTTATGTGCACTGTGCCGGGGTGGGTGGCATGCGGGAAAGCTCTTACAGTGAATATATGGAAACAGAAGAATTCAACAACAGTTTTACCAGGCTTGTTGCTTTCATATTGGAAGTAAATAGCATAGATGGAAACCCGGTCTTAATGTGTGCTGAAAAGAATCCTAAGGACTGCCACAGGAGATACCTGGCACAGCACCTGGAACAACAATCGGGAATAGAAATAGTGCATCTGACCGAGACAGGTCAGATGGATCTGTGTTCTTTTTTCTGATAGTTATTACATTGACCGAAGACGAGCTACCCTTTCTTCAGTTGCAGGATGTGTCCGGAACAGATTGCTTAAGCCGCCTCCTTTCAGAGGATTGACTATGAACATGTGGGCAGTATTGTCCGATGCCTGCACATCTCCCCGCCTTGGCCGGTAGAGAGTCGCACCAGATTCCAGCTTTTCCAGTGCACTTGCTAGAGCCCATGGTTTTTTAGATATCCTTGCTCCCTCTTCATCGGCAGCAAACTCCCTTGATCTGGATATGGCAAGCTGGATGATGGTGGCTGCAAGAGGGGCTACAATGGCCAATGCTAAAAAGCCAAGTATATTGTTACTTCCTTCTTCATCACGACCTCCTAGTCCCCCAAATATGGCTGCCCACTGTACCCATGTGGCGATCATGGAGATAACACCTGCAATGGTCGCTGCGATCGCACTAATCAGCGTGTCCCTGTTTTTCACATGAGCCATTTCATGTGCCAGTACGCCCTCAAGCTCTTCTGTGGTCAGAAGGTCCAATATACCTGTAGTGGCAGCTACAGCTGCATGCTTGGGATCTCTGCCGGTTGCAAAGGCATTGGGCATAGCCGTATGGACTATATAGACCTTGGGCATGGGCATGTCTGCAAGGGTTGCAAGCTTCTTCACTATGTTGTGCAGTTGTGGATGTTCTGAAGCAGTTACCTCTTGTGCCTTGTACATGCGCAGTACGATCTTATCACTGTACCAGTAAGTACCGAAGTTCATGATTATAGCAAATAAAAAGGCTATAATCATTCCCGAAGGCCCTCCGATGAGCCTTCCCACTATGACCAGCAGACCGGTCAAAGATGCCAATAACAAAGTTGTTTTTAGCATGTTTCCCATATTGTTTTTACCTCAAGGATCTCTTTTGAATTTCTCATAAATTTACATATACTATATGTATGTCCATCTATAAAAATAGATCTGCTCAGAATAAATATATAAATTTAGTGTAAAAAGTGGTATGTCACGCTCACATCTCTTCGATGGTGATGTTCTCCTCTTTTTCCATCTCAATGATAAGAGCTTCCAGTTCTTTCATTTCCTGCTCCATATCCTGTACCTCAGTGTCGGTTATACTTACATTGCCTTCCGATAATATCGCATCAGCAGCCGCAGTATTATTTGTAAGAGATATTTGAGATGAGGGTGCTTCAGAAGCAGTATCACTTTTATCTGCACATCCGGAAATTACAAGGCCACAGGCCATAATGACAAGGATATAAATACTAGCATATTTAATATTTTATTCCTCCTGTGAACTATATTCTTCGGGACCACTTTCAAATCGGGAAGCCCAGTGTTTGCTTTCTTCGCCAGTGACTGCCGTATATGTGCCTTCTCCTGAAAGTACAGTGCTTCCGTTTCCTTCGATTTTCAGATCAAGTTCTGTACCTTTTATCATAACCGTAAGCCTGCTACCCGAAATGCTCACTTTGGCTGTAAGGTCAGAATATACCAGTGCTCTCTTTTGCTCAGCCTCAAGGGAATTATCTAGTTCCAGGACTATTTCAGAACCATTGCTGATCTTTATTTTTGCATCGCCTGCATGGTCCTTGATCACAAGCTGCGCATCATCTATTGTCATCTCTGCGGCTATATCTCCTGAAAGTACAGCAGTACCATTGCCTTTTGCCAGAAGTGTGCCATCACCATTAAGGGAAACTACTCCCTGCCTGTAAGTTTGAAGGATCCGAGATATCCTAGAGAGCACAGCATTTGCATCTTTGAGGTTCTCTGCCGAAGCACTCCAATATTTCCCTGAAGTGTCACCACCATTCTGATACGTCTCTCTTGCACGTTCCCTATTCTGCCGGGCTTGTTCTATAAGACCATTGTATTCCAGGAGCAATTCTTCAAGTTCTGAAGTATCCTCTCCCTGATTTTGAAGTATTTCCACTTCCAGCGAAAGGCGCTCTGAAAGAGAGGTGGACTTGTTCAGATAAATCTCAACTTTATCATCTACGAATTTTACCCTTGTCTTGTAGGCGTCTTTCACGGCATCTCTCCAGATATCATGAATATTCCTGGCCGACTTAGCGAGTTCCTTGGTTGTGGTAGCATTTTCAACAATATACTTTTCAGCATCAAGTTTAGAGATATGGTCATCGAGGTCAGCAATGATCTCATCGGCATCTTCTCTCTGAGATTCATCCACTTTCTCCTTAAGGTCTTCTAAATTAGATATTGTATAATCAATGGTTTCAAGCAAATAGGCCTGCCTTACCTCAAAAACTTCCTTTGAAGAAGCATTGATCTTACCACTGTTCATGTTGACATTTATTTGCTGTAATTTTTCCTTTGCAGCAAAATAATCATCTCTGTTCTTTTGCTGTCTTTCAGTGGCACCTTTGTCATCCGGATCATCATTGCCACTTACCGATACACGGTTCTGTTCCCCTCCCTGGTTCCCTGCTGCATTACCCTGGCTTCCCATCCCATTGTTGCCATTACCTCCTCCGGATGCAGCAAAGGCACCAGTTGAGAAAACACTCATCAACATCAGCATAATAGTAACGTAAGTAAATAATTTCATGACTTTCGTTTTTATCTCCCCTTGTATTTTTATCTCCCCTTATATTTTTATGTCCCCATGTAGATAGATATATTGATAAGCACTTTTAGTGGTTTAGTCGTTCTGTAGAAACCTACTACTGTAGAGATTCCTACAGAACCAAAGAAATCATTTTTTCAAATTATGATTCACTGTTGCAGTAATCATAGTTGTGTTCATAGTTGTAAGCTTTGGGGTCGCATACACCGGTGTTTATACATTCTCCATCACAGATTCTATCACGGTCGCAGTCTTCAATGCAATTCCCATTATTGGCCATCTTTCCTCCATTCCCGCCTTCTCCTGCTTTTCCAGACACTGCTCCGATCACCAACATGCTCACGATCAGGAGTGCAACGGAAATATAAGTGATTGTTCGTATAGTTCTCAGTTCCATTTCTCCTTTGTTCTAGATAAGACGTTTTTCGTCAATTACTATGTAAGGATATTCAAATAAATACATACTTTACTTTATAGCTGTTTTTCTTTTATATGAAGAAGGATATAAGGGTTAATTTGCTTTATTTTACTTGAATAAACTTTATAAATGCCCAGATGACAGATGATGGAAAAGATTTACATATCTTGTTGGTTAATATAAAATTGTGCCTTCCAAAAAAACTAAAAATAGAATATATCATTTGTTGATACTTATATTCTTATGTTTGTTTGTTCTCCCAATGGCGGAGGCCGCGGAAGTCGCAACAGTCCATGGTGCAGTATATGATTGGGAGACCTTCAAGCTTCTGGAGAACACAATTGTTGAAGTGAACTCCACACCTCCGCAGTCACAGGTAGCCAAATATGGTCTCTACTCCTTTGATCTGCCGATGGGCATCTACATCCTCAAAGCAAGTTATTATGAGAATGGTGAACTGGCCTCATACAGAGAAGAAATGCTCAATATTACAGATGGAGGAGACTATCTGCTGGACATGTTGCTTCTACCGGCTTATCCTGAAAGCAATTTGAATGATAGTGACCTTCCGGAGATTCCGACACTGATAGAAGAAGAAAATCCCCTTCCGGGGAATAATGGCTCTAAAAGCACCATTTTCTTAATAGTGGCAGGCTCGTTGCTAATTGCAGGTGCAATCGTATTTTTGGTATTGAAAAAGAAACAAAGTTCTCAGAAAGCCTATCTGGAAACCAGTTTATATGAAACTGAATACTCAGGTTCAGAGAATACAACTGATGATGGTGTATCGCTGCCGCAAGACCTTCAACAGGTAGTCAACATCATAAAAGCCAATGGAGGACGTATTACTCAAAGAGAACTTCGTAACAAGATACATTATTCAGAGGCTAAAGTAAGCCTTATGATATCTGATCTTGAGAACAGGGGCATTGTCGAGAAATATAAAAAAGGAAGGGGTAACATCATAGTACTCAAATATGCAGAACACCAAAATATATAATTGTGTTAAGTACCTATGTTTTTCAAAATAGATAATCATTTCAAATAAAACGAGGCAGCACATGCGAGTTTCTATGGATATAGAATTACAGGATGCTCCAGGACAACTGGTGCATGCACTGAAGCCAATATCTGAGTTCAGGGGCAACCTGGTCTCTGTGGTACATCATCATGAGAAAAGAACTCCAAGAGGTACCATTCCTGTACAAGTGGTATTTGAGACAGAGTCCCTGAGCATAACTACTCTTATAACCAAGCTGGAAAATCTTGGTGTGGGAGTGATCCGGGTAAATGAAGAGAGGTATCTAGAAAGAGGGACAGTCGTGCTCATAGGTCATATAGTGCACACAGACCTGGAAGACACTATCGATACGATTGATAAAACTGGATATGCAGAAGTAGTTGAACTGCATCTTTCTATGCCCAGCATAAATAAATCATCCTCTGCCTCATTCAAGCTTGATGCCGTCGGAAAGAAAGAATTGAGGGATGCAATATCATTGCTAAGGTCGATAGCCCAGAAAAAAGACCTTGTGCTGATAGAACCCATTGAGAGTGAGATCCTGTGAGGTCATAAAATGAAAACAATAAAGGCATCAATAATTGGTTTTGGCTCTGTTGGACAGGGAGTGGCAAGAGTATTGCTCCGCAAGAAAGAGGAATTCAGATCAATTGGCCTTGAAATTATGGTTGTGGCAGTGGCAGATTCAAAGACTGCTGTAGTTGATCTGGAAGGTGTGGACCTTGCAACGGTGCTTGAGCGCAAGGAATCAGAAGGTGTGGTGGGTGATGCCCATATCACAGGCCATGATATCATCCGTGACATAGAACACGATCTGGTCATAGAAACAACTCCTACTAATATAGATACCGGTGGTGTGGGACTGCAGAACATGCTTACTGCATTCAGTAAAAAAAGGCATGTGGTAACATCCAATAAAGGACCACTTGCTTTAAAATACAGGGAACTTGCAGCACTGGCAGAGAAGTCTGGTTGCGCTTTCAGGTTTGAAGCAACCGTGGGAGGTGCAATGCCTTTGCTCAATCTTGTGAGGGATACTCTGGCAGGTAATGATGTTATCAGTATAGAAGGCATATTCAATGGCACCTGTAATTATATCCTTACTCGTATGATGGAAGAGCACGCAACCTATGAGCTCATGCTTGCAGAGGCACAGGAACTGGGTATAGCGGAAAAGGACCCTGCCTATGACGTGGAAGGCATAGACACAGCATGCAAGCTTGTGATCCTTGCAAATGCTATTTTTGGAATAGATGCCACGTACAAAGATGTGCAGGTTACAGGTATCTCTCGCATCACTCCTGAGGCGTTGATGCTGGCCGAGACCGATGGTTATGTTATAAAGCTCATAGGAGAGGTCAACAAGCAGAGGATCCAGGTAGCTCCACGGCTTGTACCAATAGGCCATCCGCTAGCGGTAGGTGGAACTATGAATGTAGCCTCGCTGCAAACCGATCTTGCCGGACCCGTTATAGTTGTTGGCAGAGGTGCAGGTTCCATAGAGACAGCAAGCGCTATTCTCAGCGATATTGTTTCCATTTGCAAGGAATAAAAGCTGATCACAATGACAAGCTTCAGGGAGTTCTGCAGGACATGTAAAGTCATAGAAGAAACAGCCGGATCTCTGGATATGACAGCTCTTGTGGCAGAGCTCTTCTCTCTTGTGACAAGTGAGGAGTTGCCGGTAGTAACTCATTTTGTCATGGGCGAAGTCTTTCCCGCATGGAGTGATGAAGAAGTAGGCCTGGGCACAGGTATTCTTCTCAATGCACTTTCCAAATCATCAGGTCTGCCAGTGAAGGAAATAGAAGACGTAGTAAGGGAAACCGGAGATATAGGCAAGACTACAGTGAAAGTTCTGGGCAAAATATCTAAGGGGCAGGCTACTTTTTCTTCGTTTTTAGACTCACCTGTGGAACTAAGCATCATGGAAGTCTATGAAAGATTCAAGGACATAGCCCATGCAACAGGCAAGGGGTCCCAGACATCCAGGATAAAGCATCTACAATATCTTTTTAACTCGGCGTCTGCTGAAGATGTTGGGTATATAGCCAGGCTTGCCATAGAGGACATGAGGATAGGTGTGGGAGAAGGTATTGTCAGGGATGCCATTGCAAAGGCTTTTGAAGTTCCCGTAGCATCCGTTGAAAGAGGCTTCATGCTCACTAATGACATGGGAATTGTGGCTGTCACTGCAAAAGAAGGTGGTGATGAGGCTCTTTTAGAATTAGGATTGCAGATAGGCAGGCCTATAAAACTAATGCTTGCACAAGTAACACCGGATATTGAAACTGCTATAAGGGAGCTGGGAGTTGTCGCTGCAGAGTGGAAATTTGATGGTGCCAGGGTGCAGATACATAAAAAGGGCGATGAGGTCATCCTCTACTCCCGGCGCCTGGAGAACATCACAGGCTCGCTTCCCGACATTGTATCGTCAGTAAAGAGGGCAGTAAAAGCTGATTCTGCCATACTTGACGGGGAGGCTGTGGCGATTGACGAAAATGGAAGACCGAAACCATTCCAGGAGATCCTTAAGCGTCTCAGACGTAAACATGATGTACAGAACAAGGTAAGACACATACCACTTATTCTTAACCTTTTTGACATCATGTACCTTGATGGTGAAAGCCTTATAGAGCTCCCCCTGCAAAAGAGACGGGAATTCCTTGTAGCCTCTGTAGAGAACGATGATCTCGTCCGCGTGGACAGCCAGCTCATAACATCAGACCTTTCACAGATAGAAAACATGTATGAACAGGCATTGAGTGCAGGTCATGAAGGCATTATGATAAAGAACCCTGCATCTCCATATTCACCGGGAAAGCGGGGAAAGAACTGGCTTAAGAAAAAACCAGTTATGGAAACTCTGGACCTTGTAGTAATAGGGGCGGAATGGGGCTATGGCAGAAGGACAAGTTTTCTTGGTTCTTATGCATTGGCCTGTCATGACCCTGACACAGGCCAGTTCCTGCCGGTAGGTAAAGTGGCCACCGGAATATCTGATGAGCAACTGGCAGAACTAACAGAAATGTTCAGGGAACATGTCATTTCAGGATCCGGTACTAGTGTGGAGATCAGACCGCATATACTCTTTGAAGTGGCTTTCGAAGAGATACAGAAGAGCACGAACTATGAGTCTGGATATGCATTGCGCTTTCCACGGCTTGTACGTGTAAGAGATGATAAGTCACTGGAAGAGGTTGACACGCTGGAACGTCTTGAGGACATGTACAGGACCCAGCGTAAATGAGCATTCATAAGGTCATTAGAGTGTACTTTTTTGTTTCAAAAAGTATTATACCTATCACCCCATAACTTACAATCATATGAAAAATAAGTTGCTTGTAAGTATAGTGCTGATATCTTTTCTGGCATTTTCTGGATGTACAGACAAAGAAAACATGCCGGATACTGGCAGTAATACCAGTACAAATGTATCTGTAGATGACACAAAATACTTTGAAATATACATTGATAATTATGCCTTCCATCCTCAATCCATCACTATTTCCCGGGGCGATACGATAAGGTGGACAAACAATGATTCAGTGCCATTCATTGTCAAAAGCAGTGTATTCCAGTCCCCCACACTGACCAAAGACATGACCTTCACCTACACTTTCCATGAGAGACGTACATATAACTATTATCTTGCCACACATCCTTATACACAAAGTGGAACAATAGTGGTGGAGTAAAAAAACAGGTTCTGTCATATAATTTTCTTTTTTGGAAGAATTGAATAACTTGTGGCTATATATGACACGGAAATTGAGATGGAGAGGACATTCTATGGTAAACGCCGAAAATACTAAAGAGAAGCTTGATCCCAAACTTTACATCCTTTCCATTTCCAAGTTATTCAAAGATATGGGCACAGGTATACTTGCTTTTCTTATACCTCTGTACATAGTTCAAACCCATAGCTTCTTTGCACCGGGAATTCCCGATGTTGTAAAAGCAGGCATAGTAGCCACAGTATTTGGATTTAGCAATGCATTTTCCCAACCATTTTCAGGCAGATTATCAGACAGGCTGGATAAAAGAAAGTCTTTTGTAATATTCGGCCTTGCAGGTTTCATGGTGGTCTCGGTGCTTTATTCTCATGTTTCTATGTTCGAGCACGTGGTGCTTCTAAGAGCAGTACAGGGGATAACCGTCGGTGCAACAGTACCTGCCATCGTGGCAATGGTGACACATTTCTCAACATCCGGCACCAGGGGTAGAGCTATAGGCATATATTCAAGCATGAGGGGATTCGGTTATGGTATAGGTGCAATGATCGGTGGTATAGTAGCTACCTATTTTGGATTCACTGCCGGATTCTATTTGTGTGCTCTTCTGGGTTTTATAAGTTTACTACTTGTGCAGTTATTCGTGGGTGAGACACATAACAGGCATGAAAAAAGAAGAACAAAAGACCAGAATAATGATGGAGCATCACAGTTCCATGCCCTGTCCTTTGCAATGTTCATTATAATGGTCGGGATCATGATAATATTCGCTTTTCTCCCGGAATACGAGGTCCGCCTGCAAGCCTCGGAACTTTCTCTCAGTATTGCAGTGTCCGCATATGTCATTTCCAGAGTGATACTGCAAACTCCCATTGGTGTGCTCTCTGACAGATATGGACGCAAAAGGCTGATACTATACGGCCTGCTCCTGAATATACCAGTAGTGCTGGGATTAGGATATGTAACCAGGGTAGAAGAGCTCATAGTGCTGCGTGCCTTGCAGGGACTTTGCATGGCTTCTGTGGAAACCCCTGTCATGGCCCTTGCAGTGGAACTTGCAGGAGGTGCTTCCGTAAGTTCACGGATAAGCTCCATCACCAGCGCACAGGCAGCAGGTACAGCTTTTGGTCCCCTTATAGGAGGATTCCTTGGAGGATATGTATCTTTCACAATGCCTTTCTATGTATGCGCAGCCATGATGGCCATCTCACTGCTAGTGGTTATGTATATGGTTACAGAACCAAAACTCACTACCAATGCCAGCCCTGATGCATGAAGGTTATAATGAGAATTGGTATCTAAAGAGTTATGTTCAGCCGACAACACTCATATCAGCTATCCGAAGCGAAGGCGTTACTGTGCCGCCTACTTGCCTCAGATCCTTACCGGCACCATTTATAGTCCTAAGAATATTGAAAACATTTCCTGACAGCATAAGAGATCTGATAGGACTTGAAAGCTCTCCTTTCTCGATGATGAAGGCATTCCGTGCTTCTACTGAAAAGTCACCTGATAGGTAATTAGCGGTATGTGCTCCGATGACCGTGTTAATGTAGATCCCTTTATCCGTGTCTTCGATCACATTGCTTTGTTCATGTCCAATAATAAAATTGCGTGTCCCTACAGAGGGAGGTGAGGAATAGGAATGTCTTGAAGCGTTGCCTGTACTGCTTATACCTTCCTTGCCTGCAGTATAGGTATCATATAGATAGGACTTGAAAACACCTTTATCTATTACAGGAGTTGTCTGGGAAGGAATACCTTCATCATCCGCCATAGCTGTCTCAAGACCCCCTTCAAGAAGTCCATCGTCTGTTATAGATAACTTCTCACTTGCAATCATTTCTCCTTTACGTCCAATGAGACTGGACCTGCCTTTTTGAACATTGTCTGCATCAATAGCAGAGGAAAAGATACCTGTCAGAAGATCAGCAACTGCAAATGGATGCAGAATGATCTCTGTACGGTGAGGTTCAATGGAAATACCATTCTTTGACATGGATGCAAGTTCAGAAGCAGCCTTGCCCAAATTGAAAAAATCAATGTCCATTTTTCTAGACATGTCGTATTCATAGGCAGTGGTAGGTTCTTCCTGACCAGTTATAACATCTACGAACCCGCTTATTGCTGTTCCTCTGTCCTCTACCTCTATGCCATTACTATTTAATATCAAACGCCTGCTTACCACACGGGAAAACGAGCCTGCAGTTACAAGCACTTCAGGTAAAGATGATGCTCCTGCCAGCATGTTAGTGGAAAACTCTATACATTCGTCAAGTTCCATATCTTTGATACGGGGATCGAACGCACCCTTTATTTCGGGATACTTCCCATCAGTTGGAAAAGACTTCCATGCAGGATCCGTTCCTCTGATCCTGGCAGAGGAAACTGCTGTCCTTGCAGCTTCTTCCATTTTAGTGTCTATATTGGTACTTGAGAAACCAACAGCACCGTTAACAACTGCACGAATTCCCATTCCTTTATTTATGTTTTCCCTGGAACCTTCGATCACGCCTTTGCGAATGTCTATACTGGTCATTTCGCTTTTGACCAGATAGACCTCAGCCTCGTCGGCACCTGCTTTGAGGGCAGCACGGAGGGCTTTTCTTGCAATGTCATACATTCAGACACCTCCGACAACAGCCTTTGAGATGCAAATATGAGGAGAACCATCGCTCACAGGTACCAGCTGTCCGCCTTTGCCACATCTCCCGGAATTCATTTTCAGATCATTGCCCACATGTGTAACATTGTTGAGGATCTCAAGGGTCTTTCCGGACAGAGATACATCTCTCATGAGGGTTGTGATCTCTCCTTTTTCAATGAGATATGCCTTTTCTGCATTGAACTGGAATATGCCTTCACCAGTGTTGACCTGTCCGCCTCTGGAACCAATAAGGTACATTCCATCGCCTATTTCCTCAAGCATTTCTTCAAAGGTGGATTTGCCATTATCAAGATATGTATTGCTCATGCGCACTATAGGCATGGAATATCCCTGACACCTGCTGTGTCCGGGTTCGCCTCCAAGCTTTGCTGAAGTTTCTCTGGAATGCAGATAAGAACTCATAACACCATCCTTTATGATGGTAGTCTTTTGTGATTGTGCCCCTTCATCATCGAACGGGAAATAACCATATTCATGAAGCGTAGGATCATCCACTATAGTGATAAGGGGTGAAGCTATCTGTTTTCCAATCATATTCTCAAGTATGGAACTTCCCTCAAGCACCAGATCAGCTTCTGAAGCATGACCTACAGCCTCATGTACGAAAACTCCTGCAAGTTCTTGATCAAGTATCACAGGCATATTACCTCCCTTTGCAGGCTTGGCATGTATGAGCTGAAGGGCTTCGTTAGCTGCATTTGTTGCAAGCTCAAGAGCATCTGTTTCATCGAATATCTCATATCCTTTGACACCGAACTTGCTTTCCCTTCCTGCCTGGTAAATGCCATTCTCTGAGGCCACTGCACTAACAGCAAATCCGGATCTTATAAGCTCGTATTCACAATCCAGACCGTCAATGTTGTTATAACACACCTTGACTTCAGATTCAGAGTAGACGGCACTTGTGCTGCTTATCCCCTCAAGTTTTGCACGCTTGCTCATTTCCTTGAGCAGTGCTACTTTTTCTTCAATGGATATATCCCTTGGATCGACCTTTATGCGAGGAAGGTCTTTTAAAGTTGGTTTGCCTACCGTCTTGAGGTCTACTTTTTCTTTGGGATTGCGGGAATTCATACTAACAGCGAGCTCAGAAGCAGCATTTAGTGCTTTCTTCTCATTGAAATAGCCATCAGCTGAAGTAAAACCCCATGAACCACCACACAGAGCGCGTATGCCTCCTCCTCTTGTATAGTTCACAGATATCTCTTCAACGTTTCCATTGTCAATAATTATGGACGTAGTGGTAGCATCTACCACCCTTACGTCGTAAAAGTCAACATTTTTCATGGGAGTCATATTAAAACCAATATCCTCATGTGGGAACAACTTCAGGAATATCGAGGTTAAGCTTAAGGTTTGTTAGTTTCGAAAGCTTCTCTACTATTCTCTGTTTATCGACTCCCACAAGGCTGTGCTCTATAACTTCTATTATGTTAGTTACAG
This DNA window, taken from Methanomethylovorans hollandica DSM 15978, encodes the following:
- a CDS encoding TldD/PmbA family protein, with the protein product MKNVDFYDVRVVDATTTSIIIDNGNVEEISVNYTRGGGIRALCGGSWGFTSADGYFNEKKALNAASELAVSMNSRNPKEKVDLKTVGKPTLKDLPRIKVDPRDISIEEKVALLKEMSKRAKLEGISSTSAVYSESEVKVCYNNIDGLDCEYELIRSGFAVSAVASENGIYQAGRESKFGVKGYEIFDETDALELATNAANEALQLIHAKPAKGGNMPVILDQELAGVFVHEAVGHASEADLVLEGSSILENMIGKQIASPLITIVDDPTLHEYGYFPFDDEGAQSQKTTIIKDGVMSSYLHSRETSAKLGGEPGHSRCQGYSMPIVRMSNTYLDNGKSTFEEMLEEIGDGMYLIGSRGGQVNTGEGIFQFNAEKAYLIEKGEITTLMRDVSLSGKTLEILNNVTHVGNDLKMNSGRCGKGGQLVPVSDGSPHICISKAVVGGV